A window of the Arenibacter algicola genome harbors these coding sequences:
- a CDS encoding universal stress protein — MKNILVPIGTSENAHETLQYAVDFATEFDSNIYVMEVFSVSSSASSLANIREKLDERTKEHIKGVIDKVDARNINIKIATYNGDIVDGLKDIDRDLGIDLIILAPRSNDIQEEYYLGNTSGKIVKQTDIPTLIVPKGTVFKPFKTILTAFKSGVLKQKSILYPLVEIKKKFDSKVSLLFVKTPGYTKEDLKINMSLMGLSSELTQSENPSTYLGVLQHFEAKHPDLLCVFRRKRGFFKKLWERNTILKSEFYAPVPVLVLSVKKD; from the coding sequence ATGAAAAATATCCTTGTTCCTATAGGAACCTCTGAAAATGCCCATGAAACATTACAATATGCGGTGGATTTTGCTACCGAATTTGACTCCAACATTTATGTAATGGAAGTATTTAGTGTAAGTTCCAGTGCCAGCAGTTTGGCCAATATCAGGGAAAAACTGGACGAGCGCACCAAGGAGCACATAAAAGGGGTCATAGACAAAGTGGATGCGAGGAATATTAACATAAAGATTGCCACATATAATGGTGATATTGTTGATGGACTTAAGGATATTGACAGGGATTTGGGGATTGATCTAATTATTTTGGCCCCCAGGAGTAATGACATCCAAGAAGAATATTACCTAGGAAATACTTCCGGAAAAATAGTTAAACAAACCGATATCCCTACCCTTATTGTACCAAAAGGGACCGTTTTTAAACCGTTTAAAACAATTTTGACCGCCTTTAAATCCGGAGTATTAAAGCAGAAAAGTATTTTATACCCATTGGTTGAAATCAAGAAAAAATTCGATTCCAAGGTGAGCCTGTTGTTTGTAAAAACCCCTGGCTACACTAAGGAAGACCTTAAAATAAACATGTCCTTAATGGGCCTGAGTTCTGAACTTACCCAATCTGAAAACCCATCGACCTATTTGGGGGTTCTGCAGCATTTTGAGGCCAAACATCCAGACTTATTATGTGTTTTTAGGAGAAAAAGGGGATTCTTTAAAAAGCTATGGGAAAGGAACACAATCCTTAAATCGGAATTTTATGCCCCGGTACCTGTTTTGGTCCTAAGTGTAAAGAAAGATTAA
- a CDS encoding MATE family efflux transporter — MKTPINFKTINNLAIPATIAGIAEPILSITDTAIVGNIPQDGMESLAAAGIVGSFLSMLIWILGQTRSAISAIISQYLGADKLERVKTLPAQAIFLNIVLSIVILLSTVFVVEEIFVLLNASGKILELCISYYSIRVWGFPLTLFVFAVMGIFRGLQNTYYPMLIAITGAVLNIILDFILVYGVEGIISPMYLEGAAWASLIAQGIMAVMAFVLLVTKTNISLRLKFPLHPELGRLVVMSLNLFVRALALNIALILAVREATALGDKYIGAHTIAINLWLFSAFFIDGYGAAGNIMGGKLLGAKNYDGLWDLAKKIMLYGFVISLILAAVGFLFYRPIGRIFSNDLTVLQAFYSIFFILILGIPMNMVAFVFDGLFKGLGEMKYLRNVLLVATFLGFVPILFLGKFLGWGLYGIWIAFTLWMFIRGGALVWKFRRKFRPLLQNV, encoded by the coding sequence TTGAAGACCCCGATCAATTTTAAAACGATTAATAATCTTGCCATTCCCGCTACTATTGCGGGCATTGCAGAACCAATACTATCTATAACCGATACGGCCATAGTAGGCAACATTCCCCAAGACGGCATGGAGTCCTTGGCGGCAGCAGGAATAGTGGGTTCGTTTTTGTCTATGTTGATTTGGATATTGGGGCAGACACGTAGCGCCATTTCCGCTATAATTTCACAATACTTGGGCGCGGACAAGTTGGAAAGGGTTAAAACCCTTCCGGCACAAGCCATTTTCCTGAACATTGTGTTGAGTATTGTGATTCTCCTTTCTACCGTTTTTGTCGTGGAGGAAATATTTGTTTTGCTCAACGCTTCCGGTAAAATTCTGGAGCTCTGTATTTCTTACTACTCCATAAGGGTATGGGGTTTTCCCTTAACCTTGTTCGTATTTGCCGTTATGGGAATTTTTAGAGGTTTGCAGAATACCTATTATCCTATGTTGATTGCCATTACCGGAGCTGTTTTAAATATAATATTGGATTTTATTTTGGTATATGGGGTGGAAGGGATTATTTCCCCCATGTATTTGGAAGGGGCGGCATGGGCCAGTTTAATTGCCCAAGGTATAATGGCTGTCATGGCCTTTGTACTCCTGGTTACAAAAACAAATATCAGCCTTAGACTTAAATTCCCCCTACACCCGGAATTGGGTAGATTGGTGGTCATGAGCCTAAACCTTTTTGTAAGGGCTCTTGCCTTGAACATTGCCTTAATTTTGGCAGTTAGGGAGGCAACTGCCCTAGGGGACAAGTATATAGGGGCACATACCATTGCTATTAATCTTTGGCTTTTTTCGGCTTTTTTTATTGATGGCTATGGTGCTGCCGGGAATATTATGGGAGGTAAGCTATTGGGTGCCAAAAACTATGACGGACTTTGGGATTTGGCGAAAAAAATAATGCTCTACGGTTTTGTGATAAGCTTGATACTTGCTGCGGTGGGCTTCTTGTTCTATAGGCCCATTGGGCGTATATTTTCCAATGACCTAACGGTATTGCAAGCCTTCTATTCCATATTTTTTATCCTTATTCTTGGGATTCCAATGAATATGGTAGCCTTTGTTTTCGACGGACTTTTTAAAGGTTTAGGGGAAATGAAATACCTTAGGAATGTTTTATTGGTGGCCACTTTCCTAGGCTTTGTTCCTATACTCTTTCTTGGAAAATTCCTGGGTTGGGGCCTCTATGGCATATGGATAGCCTTTACTCTTTGGATGTTTATTCGTGGTGGGGCCTTGGTATGGAAATTTAGGCGAAAGTTTCGTCCGCTACTTCAAAACGTTTAA